GGGGCCAGGCGAAGCCTCCTCTTCCAGGCTGTCCCCCAGGGTCACATTCCAGGCTCGTCTCTCTGGATGTCACACAGAACAGGGATAGTCGCGGGAGGAAGGGCCCTGACTGCATTACAGCTCCCCCTCCAGGCTCCCCGTGAGCTTCTCCTCGTctgcctgctgcctctgctgctggatCCTGGCATAAGAGATGGCATCACCCCTGGGAGAGAATAAGGCGGCATCACACTGGGGATGGGATGGGCCCCGGGCCCCAGcctcccagcccccacccacTTCCTGCAGTGACTCAGGTGTGGCCTACAGGCAGGGTCTATGAGGCCGCTAGGTTCCCCAGATGGGGATACATCACTGAAGGGGGCACAGGCTGCCTGGGACGCTGGGTCGGGCAAGATTCAGAGCCTCGGTCTAGGCTCTGCAGGAGACGGTGACCACTGACTGTGATCTAGGTGAGCCGTCCCTCTGTAGGCCACGATGGGGTACACTGGACCACCCAGGAAGCCTCGCAAATCCTCCCGCTCTCACTCCCGAGAGCTGGACCCCTAGAGACACTGCTGAGGGTCACTGACAACCTTGGTGCCTCGGTTTCCACAGCTATACCACAGCAGCACTCTCAGACCACCCTCCTGACAGCCTCGTGGTGGTGGGACGAAGAAACCCCTCCCAGGGCCGAGTGGTGGACGCACTTTTTGCCCAGAGCAGACAGTCCATACAGCACTCCGGTGGCAAAGGCGATGGCATTCCCCAGCAAGGTGGTCAGCGTCAGGCTGATGACAACCGGGACAACAGCCATCCTGGGGAGAAATGCAGGTTCAGGCTCCACTCCCACCCACAGCCAGCCCCTATGCCAGGTGCCCAGGTCATCCCAGCCCCCTCTCAATACGCAGCCGGGATCAGTATTAAGTTAAAACTAACGGGACACGTGTTCACGGCCAGGCTTAGAAAGCCCTTAAACACCCTGTGCTGGTCGGCAGGAGTCTGTGCATTTTCTGGGGAGAGAAGGCAAACCTTTCACCGGGTTTTTGAAAGGGTGTAGGATCAAAAATGTCAAACAGCACTGATGTGGTCCAGCCCCCTCCCTGTTCAGAAAAAACAGGCCAACTACGGCCCAACAAGAAGCTGTGACCAGAAAACCCAGTGTCTAGCTGAGCCCCTTACTGGCTTTCTCTGAGGCTGTTTCtcactgtaaaatgggaataaggcCTCGTGGAGGAGCTTTGAGATTAAACGAGGAAAAAGTATGTTAACTTCTTCacacagtgcctaggatatcacaATAGCTAAAGAAACATCAGTTCTCGCTAGGGACAGTAAAGCCAGCTGTATCTTAACAAGtaaaccccccccaaaaattaaAGTGCATAAAACATGAAGTCTTATTAAAAACTCTTGTTACTGCAACGTTATTGAAACAGAGCCAGATCCGTCTGGTCCTAACTACAGTTTGGCGCCACCTGGTGGCACTGTCCACTCTGGTTTAAATACCGACGGGAATGATTCTTGATCCCATGGCTGGCTGGGTGGGATTCCTGGAGTTACTGGGTCAGGAAATACTGGAGACTTGAGGACCAACACGCTGGCTTGCTACTTCCCTAGACGTTGCCTGGGCCTTCCCCACCAGGCCTCGCCAGTGCTGCGTACCATCCTAATGTCTGTATTTGTTCTCTGAGAGGTTAGACACAGCGGGGTACTACTCTGAACTGAACACACACCTTTGTGGTTTTACTGTCAAAACTCTTGGTCCTCCATGAAGGGAAGGAACCTTCTGGCCTGTTCTCATTTCTGAAGATAATCTAGATAATAACACTACCACCAAAGAGCTGCTGAGCACCCCTACACACCAGCCACGGTATTGAGCTGGTCCATGCATTAAACCCGTCCTGGCATAGCTCAATCCCAACGACCCCGAAGTGAAGTACTCCATGTTGAATTCGTTGTGAGGAAAATGAAAGCGAAAGAAAAGCATATTTAGAGGCAACAAGTTTCTGTCCTGCAACCTGCTTTTTCCCCTTCATAAGGAGGACACCTGGATTCACAAAACTCTTCTAAGAGGCTGCAGAGAAACCGAGGGTATGGCTCGGCTTGAATCTGGCTAACCAAGCCCCAGCTGGTGGCCCACATTCCAGGTGTTTCCCGCTTTTCTCTGTCACACACAATGCTGCGGGGCACCCGGATCTCGTGTCTCTCTGAGCTCTTGTGTGACAACAGCAGCAGACCGTGTTCCGACACAGAGTCACCAGGTCACATCTTTAGCTGCTATCATCAAATTACTCTGCACAAAGGCCAGCCTGGTTTAAACCTCTCCTGAGAGCACATGAATGCACctgtcccccacccccgcccaccCTATCAACACCACCCCCTGCCCTGTGGGTCATTTTGTGAGTAGAGTTTTGGGGAACTGTGCCCTGGCCACCACTTACCCGCAGTAGAAGACGGCTTTCTGCCAGGAGCGCAGCCGGTCCACCTTCTCCGCCACCGTGTTTGCAAACTCCACGAACTGGCAACAGAAGGGCGCCTCGCACAGCAGCAGGATGAAAGCGTTCATGCTGGAGGGACAGGAGATAAGAGCGTGACGCAGACGGTGGCAACCTGTGGGGGCGGTCCCAGTGCCAAAGCCACCCGGAATGCCACCCAACACTCAGAATGCTCGCCACAGCCCTCGCCTCTACAGTGGGTTGACTAgcatccccccaaaatgcatgtcCCCCGGAACCTGTGGACATGACCTCAGTCAGAaagagggtctttgcagatgtcgtTAGTTAAGGATATCAAGATAAGGCCACCTGGATTTAGAGTGGAACTAAATCCAGTGACTGGTGTCCTTGTAGAAGAGGGACAggcaaagagacagagaaggaagtgAGGTGACGGTGGAGGCAGAGCTTGGGGTGATGTGGCCataagccaagaaacaccaaTGCCAGCAACCAAGAGAAGTCAGGACAGAGGCCTGGGACAGTCTCTCCCTCAGagactccagaaggaaccaaccctgcaGGCACCTTCCCAGGTCTAGACCCCTGACTTCCAGTGGGTCAGGGCTGCCCCGGCAGGAGGTGGCAAGGAGCCCACCGTGGGGGTCCACCTGCTGGGCCCTTACTACACTCTGATGTACCCCTCTGCAGCCCTCCCATCCTCTAGCTGTGATCCCATCCCTGCACAGATCGTCCACCTCTGACCCAGCCACGGGCAGGCCCCTCCCTCCGCTCAGTCCTCAGCCAGCCTGACCTGGCACCGTCCACACTGTGGCCTGGGGTACCCCAGAGGGCAAGGCCCCACCTCAGAGTGTGACTCAGAGGAAACATGTTCGAGGGATACCCGCGAGCAGCTGAGGTGGGGTCCCATGGCCCTGACCTCACTAGGAAAACTGACACAAAGGTGTGAAAGTGAGGACCCACACCATGGCCATACCCCAGGCCCTGCCAGGCATGATGGCCCTGCAGGCTACTCACATCATCCACACGCCAGCCGCAATGTTGAGGGGGTGGACGGTGATGCAGTTGAAGAGGCCAGAGATGGCGCACGCTTGAAGGCAAGAGAGATGGGCAGGGGTCAGCAGGGAGGGCAGACCACAGGACGGCCGCCACAGAGGCGGCCACCAGGGAGACAAGGAGATGGCCACCCAGGGAGACGGCCACCCAGGGAGACAGCCACCCAGGGAGATGACCACCTGGGAAGATAGCCACCAGAGGAGACGGCCAGGGGAAGGAGGGGAACCCACTCGAGCCTTCTCATGGCACCTAGCCTCCCCCTTTAATGCTGGGCTGCACGTGCCGAGGCTGTGAGGACGTCCGTCTGGTTCCCTGAGCCCCAGCTGTACCAAGGCTGGCCCACAAGGAGGTCAGCATGAAACATCGGCTCCACCCAGACAAGCAGGGCAAAGGCTTGGTATCCCCACCCACAGGGCTGGCCACACCAGAGGTCCTCGACTCAGAAGACGTGGCTGGGATTCTGATCAGTGATGCCCCTCTTAGAACAGAAACCTGGACCAGGAAAGACCTGAGCCACTGTCCCAGCTCCAACTTACATACCAGCTAAGTGACCATGACACGGTCCTTTCGTCCTTCCCTCCTGCACGTGAGGCAGGTCCCCACTGCCAGCCAGTCCACTGCTGAGACCCAGGAATGAGGAGGGGCCACAGGAGAGTGGCGGGTTACCACCCCGGGAGGGGCATGTCCTCTTTTACCCTGAAAATGCCCCAAACGTGGGTGCTCCCATCATCTCCTCTCCCAACTACACAACCAGGCAGAGTCTCAAGTACAGCCTCCACTCCCACCCACAGCCTGCAGTCCCTTCACCAAGAATACCAGGTGATGCCAGACCGGAGCCTGGGAACCAGGGAGCCAGGAGTTCTGCACAGGAACCAGCCCTGCCACCCCAGAGCTGGCAGGGTAGGAAGCCGGGCCCCCAAGGCTGCAATTAGCAACCAGCTCATTAAACTTGCAGCAGCTTCTCTGCGCCTGATGCCTCGGACACGGGCCTGGAATTCTCGGCCATTGTCCCGGGTAACCCTACCCACACAGCAGAGGAAACCGATGAAGAAGCCCCAACTGCAGCAGGGCACACCCTCGTGAGTCCCCAGGTCTGCTTCCGAAACAGTGTACTTTCAGCCTCCCAGGAAGGCGGCTCGCCTTGGCACCTGTCAGGAACACGAGCTTCAGGCAGCCATGAGGACACAGACCGTCTGTCCCCCGATGCCAGGTGCCCCAGATGACAATGCTCCTGCCTGACTGTGGCCATGCCGGGTCTCACTGACAGCCCACCAGCAGGTCCTGCTGTGGCGGAATCTCCACCTTCTCTGCTATCCAGACAAGCAGGCTACGGCTGGGAGCTCCCTGAACAACAAAGGGCTGGGGATGTCCACGTGGAAGAGGGAGTCTTCCACGTGACAGAGGGGTCACCGCACACTCCTCTCTCCTCCCAACTCTGCTGCCCAGCCGTGCTGCAGGACCAGGGTCAGCATCTCACCAGGTCCCCCAGGCCCCCACTACCCGCCACTGCCCCAGCTGCACTGCAGGACCAAGGTCAGCACCTCCCCAGCTCCGCCCAGGCCCCCACTGCCCCGGCCACGCTACAAGACCAGGGTCATAATCTCCCCAGCTGGCCTAGGCCTCCACTGCCCCCCACTGCCCCAGCCGTACTACAAGACCAGAGTCAGCAACTCCCCAGCTCCCCCCAGGCACCCACTGCAGAGGACAAAAACCCCACTACAGAGGGAGCAGCCAGAAACACACATGTACTCCACCTCTAAATGGCTCCTGTGATTTCTTCCCTATTAGCCTTGTACCCTATTAGACACCTTTTGGTATTCACGTAACAACACTGGAAAGTTCGTTTCTGCAGGTGAAATGGACGTTTCAGGGCAATGTCACTAGTGTCTCCTGAAGCTTCATCCATAGCCCCAACACAGCACCATTAACTCCTGGGCCAGGCCCAAGCACCCCCATCTGAAGCACACCGAGCTGGGTGGGATCCAGGGTCAGCGTGGGAGTCAGCAGGAGCCACCAGCACCAAGACGGTGGGGACACTGACCATTGTCACAGCTGTCACCTCCCCCAGCCTCAGCCTACCTGCACCCACTCCACCCCCACTCTAATCTTCTGGGGAAATGGTGAACCAAACGTGTCTGCAACCTGGCCAGATCAGGAGTCACCAGTCTGTCCACAAGGTCAAAAGCATGCTAGCTCTGAACAGCAGTGACAGGGACTCAGGCCTCTTTATGAGTTGGGGAGGACCTGCCCATTGCCACCTCGGCGTAAGTGCTGCCACAACATCACCTGCCAGGGTAGCACTCCCTCCTGGGTGTCCTTCCACCCTCCACCCCACCTGGCAGGACAGAGAGCCCAGGAAGGGGACCTGGGAAGGTGTGCCTTCTTGCAGACCCGGTCAGCGTCTGCCTGCCCAGGCCCTAGCACTCTGTGCCAGGCAAGCCAGGACAGGTCCAGCAGACTCCTCACGGAGGCCCCCTTCTAAAACTGACCTGCTAACTCATGGTATGGAGGCAGCCAGGGAGAACAGCGCAGACCACTCAGGTCCATATTTCCTTGGGAAAGGcctgctaaaccaaaaccaaaaacaccaaggccgttgtcactgagtcagttcggactcacagtgaccctgcaggacagagtagagctgccccacagggtttccacaggtgTAACCTTTACAGGTGGCCCTGCTGTTATCCGAATGCCGGTGgcatagcagggtcacccatggaggacaggtttcagctgagcttccagactaagacagactagggagaaggacctggcagtctacttctgaaaagcattagccagtgaaaaccttatgaatagcagtggaacatcgtctgatatagtgctggaagatgacacccccaggttagaaggcactcagaagatgactgggggagagctgcctcctcaaagtagagtcaaccttaatgatgtggatggagtaaagctttcgggaccttcatttgctgatgtagcatgactcaaaatgagaagaaacagctgcaaacatccattaataatcggaactggAATGTACggagcatgaatctaggaaaattggaaatcgtcaaaaatgaaatggaacacataaacatcgatatcctaggcattactgagctgaaatcgactggtgttggccattttcaatcggacaatcatatagtctactatattgggaatgacaacttgaagaagaatggtgttgcattcactgtcaaaaagaacgtttcgagatctatcctgaaatacaacactgtcggtgataggataacatccacacgtctacaaggaagaccagtgaatacaactattattccaatttatgcaccaaccactagggccaaagatgaagaaatagaagatttttatcagctgctgcagtctgaaattgatcgaacatgcgatcaagatgcattgataactactggcgattggaatgcaaaagttggaaacaaagaagaaggatcagcagttggaaaatacagcctcggtgatagaaacaatgccagagatcgaatgacagacttttgcaagaccaacaacttcttcattgcaaataccttctttcaccaacataaatggcgactatacacagagACCTCACCacacggaacacacagaaatcaaattgactacatctgtggaaagagacaatggaaaagctcaatatcatcagtcagaacaaggccaggggcccactgtggaacagaccagcaattgctcgtatgcaagttcaaactgaaactaaagaaaatcagagcaagtccagagagccaaaatatgaccttgagtatatcccacctgaattta
The sequence above is drawn from the Elephas maximus indicus isolate mEleMax1 chromosome 9, mEleMax1 primary haplotype, whole genome shotgun sequence genome and encodes:
- the CACFD1 gene encoding calcium channel flower homolog encodes the protein MSGAGGAATASASSSQLAQEEGMTWWYRWLCRLSGVLGAISCAISGLFNCITVHPLNIAAGVWMIMNAFILLLCEAPFCCQFVEFANTVAEKVDRLRSWQKAVFYCGMAVVPVVISLTLTTLLGNAIAFATGVLYGLSALGKKGDAISYARIQQQRQQADEEKLTGSLEGEL